In Hwangdonia lutea, a single window of DNA contains:
- a CDS encoding right-handed parallel beta-helix repeat-containing protein: MQNFLTTQFKKINILLLMFFIPYLVSCNNEDLFLEAQVENTEDILENTTSGIQDPVFTFNPQRWGIVQGVVSDEVALKNKEILNSIMTKLKEININTMKIGAMDAYFKVDVNKIGRVENAGGSIQIPSDFHLEMSDDTYLRVQPNAAATYTLMTTYLTDNSKISGGNLVGDRFEHDYSPFTDAAGVKRDEHGWGHLIWIIGSHNVIVDNVNLSNATGDGIVFHSETLRNNDGSLMPGTREVNNVIVRNVNIDECRRNGISILDGRNITFDNCNITNTGQGEQQYDASGSKIYSSSGTAPRYGIDLESIRTRNEDGTLNETALIEGVFIKNSNFTGNEAGDIVVYTASNVIIENNYFDKWVANKASHNVTIRNNTFESRDPSFFAIGINSFITSLGEELNHDYVIVNNIIKNYGIGIRVAGLNQLVSNNTILNCTTGIFLINDLVNSTFRDNQITSNLNLSYGYKNFYNCQNLDNVTIKDEIIEVQNRPINFNVLLNNSVSNTEQVTFTNCLFNTANSNFKMLIKATKNIKFESNRSNTDFQIIDSENIVLINNQTNL, from the coding sequence ATGCAAAATTTTTTAACAACACAATTTAAAAAGATTAATATTTTATTATTAATGTTTTTCATCCCTTATTTAGTATCCTGTAATAATGAGGATTTATTTCTTGAAGCTCAAGTTGAAAACACTGAGGATATTTTAGAAAACACAACATCAGGAATTCAAGATCCTGTTTTTACTTTTAACCCACAACGTTGGGGCATTGTTCAAGGTGTAGTATCTGATGAAGTGGCTTTAAAAAACAAAGAGATACTCAACTCAATCATGACTAAATTAAAAGAAATAAATATAAACACTATGAAGATAGGGGCCATGGATGCTTATTTTAAAGTGGATGTAAATAAAATAGGGAGAGTAGAAAATGCTGGTGGTTCAATACAAATACCATCAGATTTTCATTTAGAAATGAGTGATGATACTTATTTGAGGGTGCAACCAAATGCTGCTGCTACTTATACGTTGATGACAACATATTTAACCGATAATTCTAAGATAAGCGGAGGTAATTTAGTGGGAGACAGATTTGAGCATGATTATTCGCCATTTACAGATGCTGCTGGAGTAAAGCGAGATGAACATGGATGGGGTCATTTGATATGGATTATTGGCTCTCATAATGTTATTGTAGACAACGTGAACCTAAGCAACGCCACCGGTGATGGTATTGTTTTTCACTCAGAAACACTTAGGAATAATGATGGTTCTTTGATGCCCGGCACAAGAGAAGTAAATAATGTCATTGTTCGTAATGTCAATATTGATGAATGTAGAAGAAATGGTATAAGCATTCTTGATGGTAGAAATATTACTTTTGACAATTGCAATATAACAAATACAGGTCAAGGAGAACAACAATACGACGCTAGTGGATCTAAAATTTACAGTAGTTCCGGTACTGCACCAAGATATGGCATTGATTTGGAATCAATTAGAACACGGAACGAGGATGGTACGCTAAACGAAACAGCCTTAATTGAAGGGGTGTTTATTAAAAATTCAAATTTTACAGGCAATGAAGCTGGAGACATTGTAGTTTATACTGCGAGCAATGTTATAATAGAAAACAATTATTTTGATAAATGGGTAGCTAATAAAGCTTCACATAACGTAACAATTAGAAATAATACGTTTGAATCTAGAGACCCATCTTTCTTTGCTATAGGAATTAATTCATTTATAACTTCTTTGGGTGAAGAGCTAAATCATGACTATGTAATTGTAAATAACATTATAAAAAATTATGGTATAGGTATTAGAGTAGCTGGATTGAATCAGCTAGTGTCAAATAATACCATTTTAAATTGTACCACTGGTATTTTTTTAATTAATGATTTGGTGAATAGTACATTTAGAGATAATCAAATAACTAGTAATCTCAACCTCAGTTATGGATACAAAAACTTTTATAATTGTCAAAATTTAGACAACGTAACTATTAAAGATGAAATTATTGAGGTACAAAATAGACCAATCAACTTCAATGTCCTTTTAAATAATAGTGTATCTAATACCGAGCAAGTTACTTTTACTAATTGTTTGTTTAACACGGCTAACTCGAATTTTAAAATGCTTATTAAGGCAACAAAAAACATTAAGTTTGAAAGTAACAGAAGTAATACTGACTTCCAAATTATAGATTCAGAGAATATAGTTTTAATAAACAATCAAACAAACTTATAA
- a CDS encoding sugar transferase: MTYKSTFKPILDFLISIVLITLLSPIILITTILLWFANSGKPFFLQKRPGKNEKIFNIIKFKTMTDKTDIDGKLLPDSDRLTSIGKFVRKASIDEIPQLFNVLKGDMSIIGPRPLLPQYLPYYTNEERKRHQVKPGITGLAQVNGRNYLDWVPRLKLDVEYVNTVSFKVDFNILVKTIYKVLASKDVAIDATKSQPYLDEMRREQINNKV; the protein is encoded by the coding sequence ATGACTTATAAATCGACATTTAAACCCATTTTAGACTTTCTAATTTCAATAGTATTAATTACACTGCTTTCGCCTATAATACTTATTACTACAATTTTACTTTGGTTTGCAAACTCCGGAAAGCCTTTTTTTCTTCAAAAACGACCTGGAAAAAACGAAAAAATTTTTAATATTATCAAGTTTAAAACCATGACAGACAAAACAGATATTGATGGTAAGCTCCTTCCTGATTCAGATAGATTAACTTCTATTGGAAAATTTGTTAGAAAAGCGTCAATTGACGAGATACCTCAATTATTTAATGTTTTAAAAGGCGATATGTCCATTATTGGCCCTCGACCCTTATTGCCACAATATTTACCCTATTATACTAATGAAGAACGAAAACGACATCAAGTAAAACCTGGTATTACTGGTTTAGCGCAAGTTAATGGAAGAAATTATTTAGATTGGGTTCCCAGATTAAAACTTGATGTGGAATATGTAAATACCGTTTCATTTAAAGTGGATTTTAATATTTTGGTGAAAACAATATATAAAGTGCTGGCCTCAAAAGATGTTGCGATTGATGCCACCAAATCCCAACCTTATTTAGATGAAATGCGTCGAGAGCAAATAAATAATAAAGTGTAA
- a CDS encoding acetyltransferase codes for MINLKENNKVRIYGAGGHSQVIKEVLQENNFNVIETFDDNPSGSHHASKNVVMGARGDLKKFPHNGPPVIIAVGINSDRAEIAGFLKCKYGKAIHKSAIISSTSKVGEGTVVFAGAIIQPNTTVGKHVIVNTGASIDHDNVIGDFAHISPKAALCGHVEVGEGSHVGVGAVVIPKVKIGKWCTIGAGTIVIRDIPDYCTVVGNPGKIIKRNMPK; via the coding sequence ATGATTAATTTAAAAGAAAACAATAAAGTACGAATTTATGGAGCTGGCGGTCATTCGCAAGTTATAAAGGAAGTTTTGCAAGAAAATAATTTTAATGTTATTGAAACTTTTGACGATAACCCTTCGGGAAGCCACCATGCATCTAAAAATGTTGTTATGGGTGCTAGAGGAGATTTAAAAAAATTCCCTCATAATGGACCTCCAGTAATCATAGCGGTAGGTATAAACTCAGATAGGGCCGAAATTGCTGGCTTTTTAAAGTGTAAATATGGAAAAGCGATACATAAGTCGGCAATTATTTCCTCGACTTCAAAAGTTGGAGAAGGCACTGTAGTTTTTGCTGGAGCAATTATACAACCCAACACAACCGTTGGTAAACATGTAATTGTTAATACTGGTGCTAGTATTGACCACGATAATGTTATTGGTGATTTCGCACATATATCGCCAAAAGCTGCTCTATGTGGTCATGTTGAAGTTGGTGAAGGCTCACATGTGGGTGTCGGAGCCGTTGTGATTCCAAAAGTAAAAATAGGAAAATGGTGCACTATTGGAGCTGGCACCATAGTTATCAGGGATATACCCGATTATTGTACTGTTGTAGGTAACCCTGGAAAAATAATTAAAAGAAACATGCCAAAGTAA
- a CDS encoding peptidoglycan bridge formation glycyltransferase FemA/FemB family protein codes for MFRDSKKISDISFIGSGISASFTILNFLDLIKNSPKLKNRISINLIDKFPEFHTGIPYGDRSGSTTLLITSLRNFLPEPELNKFILWLDANKEWLLKEFKNEGGILSEKWLAKNRVAIQNNKWKDLFIPRRFFGYYINEMVESNIRDLTNTNAIKVNYITAEVLNLSKKNNTYTITLGNNKQILSEKVILSVGSLPVNNLWKNEALIEEQNLMFVNTPYEPKLEVTLKNVNRFTKNRSHKETNVLIIGANASALEILYKLNDVSNAGDYIPNNFVFLSTQGRAPDAVIDKKRKKDFKPIHLIELQNANSLTAESIAEATFKDINLSDDIKLGAASTVDIISSAFGRLLEKLNESELEKFACFYGNEIGKKQRCAGVHYSNTIEMLKMDKRFEHIAGRFVDLEKKNNNYFLKYLDTNTGETKTYNKEFNLIFNCIGGKNLTQNDVPKLILNLIENGYCKPNKSKIGFHVNHNFEASSNLHVMGPLLAGNVIDNKAVWHVEHCGRIISISQILAKNIHNYFLEKDNNVEISQTKINCKEKESKKAYFEAITNKTDWDAFLNNIESYDFYHTYDYHKLSASETETPILLKYVNKEVQIGLPLLIRNIPNSDYKDATSVYGYVGPISKGVNASFDNFKFSKGITNYFNNNNIISVFSRLNPYIEFQHAILKNFGEIVPQGKVVNIDLSLDLDSQRKNYRNRLKTHINKARRLCTVKASSSHKDLQKFIELYNENMDRVNAKKYYYFSKAYFENILKSNDFETTILSVIDNESGEVIGASMFIATNSILQYHLSGSKNEYLHLMPTKLLIDEMRIIAKEKGCFNAFNLGGGLGGRDDDSLFHFKSSFSKDFKQFNLWKFVVNQEIYDELVEIHKVNANTDYFPNYRSNEII; via the coding sequence ATGTTTAGAGACTCTAAAAAAATATCAGATATTTCCTTTATTGGTTCCGGAATTTCGGCATCATTTACTATTTTAAATTTTCTTGACCTCATTAAAAATAGTCCAAAATTAAAAAACAGAATATCAATAAATCTTATTGATAAATTCCCTGAATTTCATACAGGTATTCCTTACGGAGACAGATCTGGTTCAACAACACTCTTGATAACATCGTTGAGAAATTTTTTGCCAGAACCTGAACTTAATAAATTCATACTATGGTTAGATGCAAATAAAGAATGGCTTTTAAAGGAATTTAAAAATGAAGGCGGCATTTTGTCTGAAAAATGGCTAGCTAAAAATAGAGTTGCTATACAAAATAACAAATGGAAAGATCTTTTTATTCCTCGTCGATTTTTTGGCTACTATATTAATGAAATGGTTGAAAGCAACATAAGGGATTTAACAAATACAAATGCCATTAAAGTTAATTACATAACTGCAGAAGTTTTAAACCTAAGTAAAAAAAACAACACCTACACCATTACTTTAGGTAACAACAAGCAAATTTTATCAGAAAAGGTTATACTATCGGTAGGCTCATTACCTGTAAACAACCTATGGAAAAATGAAGCTTTAATTGAAGAACAAAACTTAATGTTTGTCAACACTCCTTATGAACCTAAACTTGAAGTTACGCTAAAAAATGTTAATCGGTTTACAAAAAACAGATCTCACAAAGAAACTAATGTACTAATAATTGGTGCCAATGCAAGTGCACTCGAAATACTGTATAAGTTAAATGATGTTTCAAATGCTGGTGATTATATCCCAAATAATTTTGTGTTTTTATCTACTCAGGGTAGAGCTCCGGATGCCGTAATTGATAAAAAAAGGAAAAAGGACTTTAAACCGATTCATTTAATTGAACTTCAAAATGCAAACTCTTTAACTGCAGAATCTATAGCAGAAGCTACATTTAAAGATATTAATTTATCCGATGATATTAAACTAGGTGCGGCATCTACGGTGGATATTATATCATCAGCTTTTGGCAGATTATTGGAGAAACTTAACGAATCGGAACTTGAAAAATTTGCCTGTTTTTATGGTAACGAAATAGGAAAAAAACAACGTTGCGCGGGTGTTCACTACTCCAATACCATAGAAATGCTTAAAATGGACAAGCGTTTTGAGCATATTGCCGGTAGGTTTGTTGATCTAGAAAAAAAGAATAACAATTACTTTTTAAAATATCTGGACACGAACACAGGGGAAACTAAAACATACAACAAAGAATTCAATTTAATATTTAATTGTATTGGAGGCAAAAACCTAACGCAAAACGACGTACCAAAATTAATTTTAAATTTAATAGAGAATGGCTATTGTAAACCAAACAAGTCTAAAATAGGATTTCATGTTAACCACAATTTTGAAGCATCAAGTAACTTACACGTTATGGGACCTTTGTTAGCAGGTAATGTAATTGATAATAAAGCTGTTTGGCATGTTGAACATTGTGGAAGAATAATTTCGATATCTCAAATACTTGCTAAAAACATTCACAATTACTTTCTGGAAAAAGATAATAATGTTGAAATTTCTCAAACTAAAATTAATTGCAAAGAAAAAGAAAGCAAAAAGGCATACTTTGAAGCAATAACCAACAAAACAGATTGGGATGCTTTTTTAAATAATATCGAGTCTTATGACTTTTACCATACCTACGATTATCATAAATTATCGGCATCAGAAACCGAAACGCCCATACTCTTAAAATATGTAAATAAAGAAGTTCAAATAGGTTTACCGCTTTTGATACGAAACATACCAAATTCTGATTATAAAGATGCTACTTCCGTTTATGGTTATGTTGGGCCAATATCCAAAGGTGTAAACGCATCTTTTGACAATTTTAAATTTTCAAAAGGGATAACCAATTATTTTAATAATAATAATATAATCTCTGTTTTTTCCAGGTTAAATCCTTATATAGAATTCCAGCATGCTATACTAAAGAATTTTGGAGAAATTGTTCCGCAAGGCAAAGTGGTAAACATAGATCTTAGTTTGGACTTGGATTCGCAAAGGAAAAACTATAGAAACCGACTTAAAACCCATATTAATAAAGCAAGAAGATTGTGCACTGTAAAAGCATCCTCTAGCCATAAAGATTTACAAAAATTTATTGAACTGTATAATGAAAATATGGATCGAGTAAATGCTAAAAAATACTATTATTTTAGTAAAGCTTATTTTGAAAATATTCTAAAAAGTAACGATTTTGAAACCACTATTTTATCGGTAATAGATAACGAATCGGGAGAAGTTATTGGCGCCAGCATGTTTATTGCTACTAATTCCATATTACAATATCATTTATCCGGATCTAAAAACGAATATTTACATTTAATGCCTACAAAATTATTGATTGATGAGATGAGAATAATCGCCAAAGAAAAAGGCTGCTTTAATGCTTTTAACTTAGGTGGTGGTTTAGGCGGTAGAGATGACGATTCATTATTTCATTTTAAATCGTCGTTTTCAAAAGATTTCAAACAGTTCAATTTATGGAAATTTGTCGTTAACCAAGAAATTTATGATGAGCTCGTAGAAATTCATAAAGTAAATGCCAATACAGATTATTTTCCAAATTACAGGTCTAATGAAATAATCTAA
- a CDS encoding sugar-transfer associated ATP-grasp domain-containing protein has translation MFPEISSILNNKLSFSLMCQTNKIKTPELFSYHVKNTFYFNDKIFVIKTENDLLNFFKNVFKTLKIDALFLKPIQGIGGQHCILLKKNNAKAQIQLAKKTLLKASYLHQECIKQHAEINKIHAKSINTLRCVTYIDKEGKTQIISMFMRFGIGNSVTDNVSSGGFYVAVNTETGVLQGQGRQSVVMGGQVFYNHPNSNFKLDGFKIPYFKEACELAKNATLYFPSRIIGWDIAITPSGPIIIEGNHNPDLQISDTAYGGYCKSPIIKEILKDINTTSA, from the coding sequence GTGTTTCCAGAAATATCTTCTATACTAAATAATAAATTAAGTTTTAGTTTAATGTGCCAAACAAATAAAATTAAAACTCCTGAATTGTTTAGTTATCACGTAAAAAACACATTTTATTTTAACGATAAAATCTTTGTGATAAAAACCGAAAATGATCTTTTAAATTTTTTTAAAAACGTTTTCAAAACACTAAAAATTGATGCGCTTTTTTTAAAACCTATTCAAGGTATTGGAGGGCAGCATTGTATCTTATTAAAAAAAAACAATGCAAAAGCGCAAATACAACTTGCAAAAAAAACACTTTTAAAGGCTAGTTATTTACATCAAGAGTGTATTAAACAACATGCTGAAATAAACAAAATACACGCTAAATCCATAAACACATTAAGATGTGTTACATATATTGATAAAGAAGGTAAAACACAGATTATTTCAATGTTCATGCGATTTGGTATTGGAAATAGTGTAACCGACAACGTAAGCAGTGGTGGTTTTTATGTTGCGGTAAATACCGAAACAGGGGTTTTACAAGGTCAAGGAAGGCAAAGTGTTGTAATGGGCGGCCAAGTGTTTTACAACCATCCAAATTCAAATTTTAAACTGGATGGCTTTAAAATTCCGTATTTTAAAGAAGCTTGTGAACTGGCTAAAAACGCAACTTTATACTTTCCTAGTAGAATTATAGGTTGGGATATTGCCATAACCCCCTCTGGTCCTATTATTATTGAAGGAAATCACAATCCGGATTTACAAATTTCAGATACTGCATACGGCGGTTATTGCAAAAGCCCTATTATAAAAGAAATTTTAAAGGACATTAATACTACATCTGCGTAA